Proteins encoded together in one Amblyomma americanum isolate KBUSLIRL-KWMA chromosome 1, ASM5285725v1, whole genome shotgun sequence window:
- the LOC144113798 gene encoding uncharacterized protein LOC144113798, with the protein MYRSYLCVEVVILLLLSHVGWNGPSSPRVQPCSRAQSHVARQLVRRKVTAVLQRYRVSLGPECPLHPSRDLFWWPPNESKHSWSCPMCGRSFFCHEKLTSHWDQEHAPQMPPKADRGVCLADYCDILRCDVLGPRVAAAERASASGSSAVVEALPDKPKADEGRCGSPPAADHPRCSCDQRHMSALQQKCRIVVQQCVIGLLSVLSVKDFQDIEDELNNGICSYLTCNKYWDDSLNEERRVPMLFSMIIGIILVGGFCLCYYIVWILFEAIPLPSLGSPCGGAAYDDVYCSNSQVRYSSFGRDGPARQCHCRVLGRHAYQKHNTAANVR; encoded by the exons ATGTATCGCAGCTACCTCTGCGTCGAG GTGGtgatcctgctgctgctgtcgcacGTGGGCTGGAATGGGCCGTCGTCGCCGCGTGTGCAGCCCTGCTCGCGGGCGCAGTCGCACGTGGCACGCCAACTGGTTCGCCGCAAGGTGACTGCCGTGTTGCAACGATACCGGGTCTCGCTGGGGCCCGAGTGCCCGCTGCACCCGAGCCGCGACCTGTTCTGGTGGCCGCCCAACGAGTCAAAGCACAGCTGGAGCTGCCCCATGTGCGGCCGCTCCTTCTTCTGCCACGAGAAGCTCACCAGCCACTGGGACCAGGAGCACGCGCCCCAGATGCCCCCCAAG GCCGACCGGGGCGTGTGCCTGGCCGACTACTGCGACATCCTGCGCTGCGACGTGCTCGGCCCAAGGGTGGCGGCCGCCGAACGCGCCTCGGCCTCCGGgagctcggcggtcgtcgaggcTCTGCCCGACAAGCCTAAGGCGGACGAGGGCCGCTGCGGCTCGCCGCCCGCCGCCGACCACCCGCGCTGCTCCTGCGACCAGAGGCACATGAGCGCCCTGCAGCAGAAGTGCCGG ATTGTCGTACAGCAGTGCGTCATTGGACTTCTGTCCGTTCTCTCTGTCAAGGATTTTCAAGACATTGAAG ACGAGCTCAACAATGGGATCTGCTCTTACCTCACCTGCAATAAGTACTGGGATGACTCCCTGAATGAG GAACGGCGTGTTCCAATGCTATTCAGTATGATAATAGGAATAATACTCGTCGGTGGGTTCTGCCTTTGCTATTACATCGTTTGGATCCTCTTCGA GGCGATCCCATTGCCCAGCCTGGGCAGCCCATGCGGCGGCGCTGCCTACGACGACGTGTACTGCAGCAACAGCCAGGTGCGCTACTCGAGCTTCGGCCGCGACGGACCGGCCCGCCAGTGCCACTGCCGTGTACTGGGCCGCCACGCGTACCAGAAGCATAACACGGCCGCCAACGTGCGGTGA